From the Oryza glaberrima chromosome 5, OglaRS2, whole genome shotgun sequence genome, one window contains:
- the LOC127773068 gene encoding peroxidase 2-like, giving the protein MTMRLAAAVVVMVVVAAAAMSVEAELSVDYYKKSCPGVENVVRYHVAKALKANRKEGAALVRLIFHDCFVRGCDASVLLDPTPENPHTEKTAPINIGLAAFELIDEIKAAVEERCPGVVSCADIVIYAARDASILLSNGHVHFDVLAGRLDGRVSRAADAQRDLPDSTFTISELIRNFRRKNFTIEELVILSGAHAVGVGHCSSLRARLTAPPEQILPGYRSLLAGKCAAGEDPIVPNNVRDEDPAAVAATIPSFLPKLRKFEFLDNSYYHNNLARIVTFNSDWQLLTEKEARGHVHEYADNGTLWDEDFSDALVKLSKLPLPPKAKGEIRHHCRRVNTHHY; this is encoded by the exons atgacgatgaggttggcggcagcggtggtggtgatggtggtggtggccgcggcggcgatgtcggtggaggcggagctgaGCGTGGATTACTACAAGAAGAGTTGTCCCGGAGTGGAGAACGTGGTGAGGTACCATGTCGCCAAGGCGCTCAAGGCGAATCGCAAGGAAggcgccgccctcgtccgcctcatcttccacgactgcttcgtcagg GGGTGCGACGCGTCGGTGCTGCTGGACCCGACGCCGGAGAACCCGCACACGGAGAAGACGGCGCCGATCAACATCGGCCTCGCCGCGTTCGAGCTCATCGACGAGAtcaaggcggcggtggaggagcggTGCCCGGGCGtggtctcctgcgccgacatcgtcATCTACGCCGCCCGCGACGCCTCCATCCTCCTCAGCAACGGCCACGTCCACTTCGacgtcctcgccggccgcctcgacggccgcgtctcccgcgccgccgacgcccagCGCGACCTCCCGGACTCCACCTTCACCATCTCCGAGCTCATCCGCAACTTCCGCCGCAAGAACTTCACCATCGAGGAGCTCGTCATCCTCTCCGGCGCCcacgccgtcggcgtcggccacTGCTCCTCCCTCCGCGCCCGCCTCACCGCGCCACCCGAGCAGATCCTCCCGGGATACCGCAGCCTCCTCGCCGGCAagtgcgccgccggcgaggacccGATCGTGCCCAACAACGTCCGCGACGAggaccccgccgccgtcgccgccaccatcccGTCCTTCCTCCCGAAGCTGAGGAAGTTCGAGTTCTTGGACAACAGCTACTACCACAACAACCTCGCGAGGATCGTCACCTTCAACTCCGATTGGCAGCTGCTCACGGAGAAGGAGGCGCGCGGCCATGTCCACGAGTACGCCGACAATGGCACGCTCTGGGACGAGGATTTCTCCGACGCGCTCGTCAAGCTCAGCAAGCTGCCATTGCCGCCCAAGGCCAAGGGCGAGATCcgccaccattgccgccgcgTCAACACCCACCACTACTGA
- the LOC127773067 gene encoding peroxidase 2-like, whose product MAMVKLNAAAAVVLSLLVVVAVHPAAADAGGDWYGKKSIEETVRKEVEKAIKHNPGVGAALVRLVFHDCWVNGCDGSVLLDKTPYSSSTEKAAANNIGLDGFDVIDAIKSKLGAAVSCADIVVLAGRDASAILSGGRITYDVGTGRKDGVVSSAAAADAVLPESTFDFAQLKDNFASKGLTQGELVILSGAHSIGVAHFSSFHDRLAAATATPIDNTYASALAADVERQKGVQHTDNPAEKNNIRDMGAAFQSAAGYDAAGVDTAAVGALDNSYYHNNLQNRVLFKSDWVLRTDGDAAADLAEYRDNATKWDVDFAAAMAKLSKLPAEGTHFEIRKTCRCTNQNYY is encoded by the exons ATGGCGATGGTGAAGCttaacgcggcggcggccgtcgtgcTGTCTCTGTTGGTGGTGGTCGCCGTGcatccggcggcggccgacgccggcggcgattGGTACGGCAAGAAGAGCATCGAGGAGACGGTGAggaaggaggtggagaaggCCATCAAACACAATCCCGGCGTGGGTGCCGCCCTTGTCCGTTTGGTGTTCCATGACTGCTGGGTCAAC GGTTGTGATGGATCGGTGCTGTTGGACAAGACGCCGTACAGCAGCAGcacggagaaggcggcggcgaacaaCATCGGCCTCGACGGCTTCGACGTCATCGACGCCATCAAATCCAAGCtgggcgccgccgtctcctgcgccgacatcgtGGTGCTCGCCGGCCGCGACGCCTCCGCCATCCTCAGCGGCGGCAGGATCACCTACGACGTCGGCACGGGCCGCAAGGacggcgtcgtctcctccgccgccgccgccgacgccgtcctccCGGAGTCCACCTTCGACTTCGCCCAGCTCAAGGACAACTTCGCCAGCAAGGGGCTCACCCAGGGGGAGCTCGTCATCCTCTCCGGCGCCCACTCCATCGGCGTCGCCCACTTCTCCTCCTTCCacgaccgcctcgccgccgccaccgccacgcccaTCGACAACACGTACGCgtcggcgctcgccgccgacgtcgagcgGCAGAAGGGTGTCCAGCACACGGACAACCCGGCGGAGAAGAACAACATCCGCGACATGGGCGCGGCGTTCCAGAGCGCCGCCGGgtacgacgccgccggcgtggacacggcggcggtgggggcgctGGACAACAGCTACTACCACAACAACCTGCAGAACCGGGTGCTGTTCAAGTCGGATTGGGTGCTGCgcaccgacggcgacgccgccgccgacctcgccgagtACAGGGACAACGCCACCAAGTGGGACGTggacttcgccgccgccatggccaagcTCAGCAAGCTCCCCGCCGAGGGCACCCACTTCGAGATCAGGAAGACTTGCAGATGCACCAACCagaactactactag